From Synchiropus splendidus isolate RoL2022-P1 chromosome 10, RoL_Sspl_1.0, whole genome shotgun sequence, the proteins below share one genomic window:
- the LOC128766400 gene encoding NACHT, LRR and PYD domains-containing protein 12-like isoform X3, with protein sequence MDRSQSRELLPGVDTEEEAPPSKAPLGEDHGSQTRAQRTKPLTSEAAGRGHGPGPASSFVSLKSDASMGRYIDFSGGQDHQRRSSEDQQVSDVLSLQCVQQHQTDLDSTLQLLEQTVMTLVKKEVRRVQRFLSPDDPKYQDDEEEVKVKCDEEQMRSSREAFLDFIMNLLRSMEEEELAGCVWSISRGGACAGRLKRSLQKKFHSVFEGVAKTGNSAPLNQIYTELYITEGGTDQVNQEHEVRQIEAATRNQTKAETTIRQEDLFKASPEREGPIRSLLTKGVAGIGKTLLTQKLTLDWAEDKAHQNFQLMFPFTFRELNLLKEKKLSLVELVHRFFPETKESGLSSFEGVQVLFILDGLDECRLPLDFNSRVLTEATESTSVDILLTNLIRGKLLPSAHLWITTRPAAANQIPPECVDMVTEVRGFTDLQKEEYFRKRFRDEEQTTIISHIRSSRSLYIMCHIPIFCWITATVLEDMLKSRETRELPKTLTEMYIHFLVVQAKVKKIKYHGGAGTDTVWDPESRKMIESLGKLAFEQLQRGNLIFYESDLTECGIDITAAAVYSGVFTQIFREERGLYQDKVFCFIHLSLQEFLAALHVHLMFFNSGVDLLDSQQTSVLTRLFRNKLLPWQFYQRTINEAVESPNGHLDLFLRFLLGLSLQSSQSLLPGLLTQTGSSSWTHQDTAELIKKKISEKVSPERVINLFHCLSEVKDTSLVEQVQQELRSGRLSTDQLSPAQWSTLAFILLSSEEDLEVFDLKKYSASEEALERLLPVVQASKEVLLRDCQLSGRSGSLLSSVLSSPSSRLTQLDLSCNENLKDPGVELLSAGLKSPHCHLETLSLSWCFLSERSGFLLSSVLSSPSSRLTQLDLSCSKLKDPGVELLSAGLKSPHCHLETLSLSWCGLSERSGSLLSSVLSSLSSRLTQLDLSHNYDLEDPGVELLSAGLKSPHCHLETLSLSCCQLSERSGSLLCSVLSSPSSRLTQLDLSYNENLKDPGVELLSAGLKSPHCHLETLSLSGCGISDRGCASLASALTSNPSHLRELDLSFNHPGGPGLELLSAGLESPDWRLETLRLDHCGPLSLSSGVRRYFRPLSLDPDTAHRRLLLSSNNHTVELVTEDQEYLDHPDRFERCPQVVSRDAVTGVCYWEVEWRGRVSVAVTLRRDGGKEDESEFGQNRYSWSLSCSDDAGYKVCHNKRETVIQSSEVSHRVGVLMNAPAGVLHFFSVSSGVRLDSLFTSTEPLYLGFGLREAPGSGSSVCVCHPSM encoded by the exons ATGGACAGAAGTCAGAGCAGAGAGCTGCTCCCAG gtgtggacacagaggaggaagctcctccctctaaagcccctctgggtgaggaccatggcagccagaccagagctcagag AACAAAGCCACTCAcatcagaagctgctggacgaggacacggacctggacctgcttccagctttgtgtctctgaagagtgatgcGTCGATGGGAAGATATATTGACTTCAGTGGAGGACAGGAccatcagaggaggagcag TGAGGATCAGCAGGTCTCAGATGTTCTgagtctccagtgtgtccagcagcatcagacagatctggactccacactTCAG ctgcttgaGCAGACTGTCATgaccctggtgaagaaggaagtgaggagagtccaaaggttcctcagtccagatgatcccaaataccaggatgatgaggaagaggtgaaggtgaagtgtgatgaggagcagatgaggagcagcagagaagctttcctggacttcatcatgaacctcctgaggagcatggaggaggaggagcttgctggttgtgtgtggagca tAAGTCGTGGTGGAGCGTGTGcaggacgactgaagaggagcctgcagaagaagttccacagtgtgtttgaGGGGGTGGCTAAAACAGGAAACtccgcccctctgaatcagatctacacagagctctacatcactgaggggggcacagaccaagtcaaccaggagcacgaggtccgacagatcgaagcagcaaccaggaaccAGACCAAAGCAGAAACTACCATCAGacaagaagacctctttaaagcctcacctgagagagagggaccaatcaggagcctgctgacgaagggcgtggctggcattgggaagaccctcctgacacagaagctgactctggactgggctgaagacaaagcccaccagaacttccagctcatgtttcctttcaccttcagagagctgaacctgctgaaagagaagaagttgagtttggtggaacttgttcatcgcttctttcctgaaaccaaagaatcaggactcagcagctttgaaggagtccaggttctgttcatcttggacggtctggacgagtgtcgactccctctggacttcaacagtcgggtcctgacagaagctacagagtccacctcagtagacatcctgctgaccaacctcatcagggggaagctgcttccctcagctcacctctggataaccacacgacctgcagcagccaatcagatccctcctgagtgtgtggacatggtgacagaggtcagagggttcactgacctccagaaggaggagtacttcaggaagaggttcagagatgaggagcagaccaccatcatctctcacatcaggagctcacgaagcctctacatcatgtgtcacatccccatcttctgctggatcactgccacagttctggaggacatgttgaagagcagagagaccagagagctgcccaagaccctgactgagatgtacatccacttcctggtggttcaggccaaagtcaagaagatcaagtaccatggaggagctgggacagacacagtttgggatcctgagagcaggaagatgattgagtctttgggaaaactggcttttgagcagctgcagagaggaaacttgatcttctatgaatcagacctcacagagtgtggcatcgacatcacagctgctgcagtttactctggagtcttcacacagatcttcagagaggagagaggactgtaccaggacaaggtcttctgcttcatccacctgagtcttcaggagtttctggctgctcttcatgtccacctgatgttcttcaactctggagttGACCTGCTTGATTCACAACAAACATCTGTACTGACAAGACTCTTTAGAAACAAACTTCTTCCATGGCAGTTCTATCAGAGaacaataaatgaagctgtagaaagtccaaatggacatctggacttgttcctgcgcttccttctgggtctttctctgcagagcagccagagtctccttccaggtttgttgacccagacaggaagtagctcttggacccatcaggacacagcagagctcatcaagaagaagatcagtgagaaagtgtctccagagagagtCATCaacctgttccactgtctgagtgaagtgaaggacacttctctagtggagcaggtccaacaggagttgagatcaggacgtctctccacagatcaactgtctcctgctcagtggtccaccctggccttcatcttactgtcctcagaggaagatctggaggtatttgacctgaagaaatactctgcttcagaggaggctcttgagaggctgctgcctgtggtccaagcttcaaaggAAGTTCT actgagagaCTGTCAGCTATCAgggagaagtggttcccttctgtcctcagtcctcagctctccgtcctctcgtctgacacaactggacctgagctgcaACGAgaacctgaaggatccaggagtggagctgctgtctgctggactgaagagtccacactgtcacctggagactctcag cctgagctggtgtttcctgtcagagagaagtggtttccttctgtcctcagtcctcagctctccgtcctctcgtctgacacaactggacctgagctgcagcaagctgaaggatccaggagtggagctgctgtctgctggactgaaaagtccacactgtcacctggagactctcag cctgagctggtgtggactgtcagagagaagtggttcccttctgtcctcagtcctcagctctctgtcctctcgtctgacacaactggacctgagccacAACTATGACctggaggatccaggagtggagctgctgtctgctggactgaagagtccacactgtcacctggagactctcag cctgagctgctgtcagctgtcagagagaagtggttcccttctgtgctcagtcctcagctctccgtcctctcgtctgacacaactggacctgagctacaacgagaacctgaaggatccaggagtggagctgctgtctgctggactgaagagtccacactgtcacctggagactctcag tctgtcagggtgtggGATCTCAGacagaggctgtgcttctctggcctcagctctgacctctaacccctcccatctgagagagctggacctgagcttcaaccatccaggaggaccaggactggagctgctgtctgctggactggagagtccagactggaggctggagactctcag gctggatcacTGTGGACCACTGAGTTTATCATCTGGAGTGAGGAGAT acttccgaccactctcactggacccagacacagcTCACCGGCGCCTCCTACTGTCCAGCAACAACCACACGGTGGAGCTAGTGACAGAGGATCAGGAGTATCTGGACCATCCCGACAGGTTTGAGCGGTGTCCTCAGGTGGTGAGCAGAGACGCTGTGACTGGTgtctgttactgggaggtggagtggagaggaagagtttctgtggccgtgactctcaggagagacggagggaaagaagacgagtctgagtttggacagaaccgttattcctggagtctgagctgctctgatgatgcTGGATATAAAGTCTGTCACAATAAGAGAGAAACTGTCATCCAGAGCTCAGAAGTTTCTCACAGAGTTGGAGTGTTGATGAACGCACCTGCTGGAGTTTTGCACTTCTTCAGTGTCTCCTCTGGAGTCCGACTCGACTCCTTATTCACCTCCACTGAACCTCTGTACCTGGGATTTGGACTCAGAGAGgctcctggttctggttcctcagtgtgtgtgtgtcacccgAGTATGTGA
- the LOC128766400 gene encoding NACHT, LRR and PYD domains-containing protein 12-like isoform X2 — protein MDRSQSRELLPGVDTEEEAPPSKAPLGEDHGSQTRAQRTKPLTSEAAGRGHGPGPASSFVSLKSDASMGRYIDFSGGQDHQRRSRFKQEKPEESELSCVSLKSDRSMDLLIDFKGGQEHSGESEDQQVSDVLSLQCVQQHQTDLDSTLQLLEQTVMTLVKKEVRRVQRFLSPDDPKYQDDEEEVKVKCDEEQMRSSREAFLDFIMNLLRSMEEEELAGCVWSISRGGACAGRLKRSLQKKFHSVFEGVAKTGNSAPLNQIYTELYITEGGTDQVNQEHEVRQIEAATRNQTKAETTIRQEDLFKASPEREGPIRSLLTKGVAGIGKTLLTQKLTLDWAEDKAHQNFQLMFPFTFRELNLLKEKKLSLVELVHRFFPETKESGLSSFEGVQVLFILDGLDECRLPLDFNSRVLTEATESTSVDILLTNLIRGKLLPSAHLWITTRPAAANQIPPECVDMVTEVRGFTDLQKEEYFRKRFRDEEQTTIISHIRSSRSLYIMCHIPIFCWITATVLEDMLKSRETRELPKTLTEMYIHFLVVQAKVKKIKYHGGAGTDTVWDPESRKMIESLGKLAFEQLQRGNLIFYESDLTECGIDITAAAVYSGVFTQIFREERGLYQDKVFCFIHLSLQEFLAALHVHLMFFNSGVDLLDSQQTSVLTRLFRNKLLPWQFYQRTINEAVESPNGHLDLFLRFLLGLSLQSSQSLLPGLLTQTGSSSWTHQDTAELIKKKISEKVSPERVINLFHCLSEVKDTSLVEQVQQELRSGRLSTDQLSPAQWSTLAFILLSSEEDLEVFDLKKYSASEEALERLLPVVQASKEVLLRDCQLSGRSGSLLSSVLSSPSSRLTQLDLSCNENLKDPGVELLSAGLKSPHCHLETLSLSWCFLSERSGFLLSSVLSSPSSRLTQLDLSCSKLKDPGVELLSAGLKSPHCHLETLSLSWCGLSERSGSLLSSVLSSLSSRLTQLDLSHNYDLEDPGVELLSAGLKSPHCHLETLSLSCCQLSERSGSLLCSVLSSPSSRLTQLDLSYNENLKDPGVELLSAGLKSPHCHLETLSLSGCGISDRGCASLASALTSNPSHLRELDLSFNHPGGPGLELLSAGLESPDWRLETLRLDHCGPLSLSSGVRRYFRPLSLDPDTAHRRLLLSSNNHTVELVTEDQEYLDHPDRFERCPQVVSRDAVTGVCYWEVEWRGRVSVAVTLRRDGGKEDESEFGQNRYSWSLSCSDDAGYKVCHNKRETVIQSSEVSHRVGVLMNAPAGVLHFFSVSSGVRLDSLFTSTEPLYLGFGLREAPGSGSSVCVCHPSM, from the exons ATGGACAGAAGTCAGAGCAGAGAGCTGCTCCCAG gtgtggacacagaggaggaagctcctccctctaaagcccctctgggtgaggaccatggcagccagaccagagctcagag AACAAAGCCACTCAcatcagaagctgctggacgaggacacggacctggacctgcttccagctttgtgtctctgaagagtgatgcGTCGATGGGAAGATATATTGACTTCAGTGGAGGACAGGAccatcagaggaggagcag GTTTAAACAGGAGAAACCAGAAGAGTCTGaactcagctgtgtgtctctgaagagtgacaggTCGATGGATCTTCTTATTGATTTCAAAGGTGGACAAGAGCATTCAGGAGAAAG TGAGGATCAGCAGGTCTCAGATGTTCTgagtctccagtgtgtccagcagcatcagacagatctggactccacactTCAG ctgcttgaGCAGACTGTCATgaccctggtgaagaaggaagtgaggagagtccaaaggttcctcagtccagatgatcccaaataccaggatgatgaggaagaggtgaaggtgaagtgtgatgaggagcagatgaggagcagcagagaagctttcctggacttcatcatgaacctcctgaggagcatggaggaggaggagcttgctggttgtgtgtggagca tAAGTCGTGGTGGAGCGTGTGcaggacgactgaagaggagcctgcagaagaagttccacagtgtgtttgaGGGGGTGGCTAAAACAGGAAACtccgcccctctgaatcagatctacacagagctctacatcactgaggggggcacagaccaagtcaaccaggagcacgaggtccgacagatcgaagcagcaaccaggaaccAGACCAAAGCAGAAACTACCATCAGacaagaagacctctttaaagcctcacctgagagagagggaccaatcaggagcctgctgacgaagggcgtggctggcattgggaagaccctcctgacacagaagctgactctggactgggctgaagacaaagcccaccagaacttccagctcatgtttcctttcaccttcagagagctgaacctgctgaaagagaagaagttgagtttggtggaacttgttcatcgcttctttcctgaaaccaaagaatcaggactcagcagctttgaaggagtccaggttctgttcatcttggacggtctggacgagtgtcgactccctctggacttcaacagtcgggtcctgacagaagctacagagtccacctcagtagacatcctgctgaccaacctcatcagggggaagctgcttccctcagctcacctctggataaccacacgacctgcagcagccaatcagatccctcctgagtgtgtggacatggtgacagaggtcagagggttcactgacctccagaaggaggagtacttcaggaagaggttcagagatgaggagcagaccaccatcatctctcacatcaggagctcacgaagcctctacatcatgtgtcacatccccatcttctgctggatcactgccacagttctggaggacatgttgaagagcagagagaccagagagctgcccaagaccctgactgagatgtacatccacttcctggtggttcaggccaaagtcaagaagatcaagtaccatggaggagctgggacagacacagtttgggatcctgagagcaggaagatgattgagtctttgggaaaactggcttttgagcagctgcagagaggaaacttgatcttctatgaatcagacctcacagagtgtggcatcgacatcacagctgctgcagtttactctggagtcttcacacagatcttcagagaggagagaggactgtaccaggacaaggtcttctgcttcatccacctgagtcttcaggagtttctggctgctcttcatgtccacctgatgttcttcaactctggagttGACCTGCTTGATTCACAACAAACATCTGTACTGACAAGACTCTTTAGAAACAAACTTCTTCCATGGCAGTTCTATCAGAGaacaataaatgaagctgtagaaagtccaaatggacatctggacttgttcctgcgcttccttctgggtctttctctgcagagcagccagagtctccttccaggtttgttgacccagacaggaagtagctcttggacccatcaggacacagcagagctcatcaagaagaagatcagtgagaaagtgtctccagagagagtCATCaacctgttccactgtctgagtgaagtgaaggacacttctctagtggagcaggtccaacaggagttgagatcaggacgtctctccacagatcaactgtctcctgctcagtggtccaccctggccttcatcttactgtcctcagaggaagatctggaggtatttgacctgaagaaatactctgcttcagaggaggctcttgagaggctgctgcctgtggtccaagcttcaaaggAAGTTCT actgagagaCTGTCAGCTATCAgggagaagtggttcccttctgtcctcagtcctcagctctccgtcctctcgtctgacacaactggacctgagctgcaACGAgaacctgaaggatccaggagtggagctgctgtctgctggactgaagagtccacactgtcacctggagactctcag cctgagctggtgtttcctgtcagagagaagtggtttccttctgtcctcagtcctcagctctccgtcctctcgtctgacacaactggacctgagctgcagcaagctgaaggatccaggagtggagctgctgtctgctggactgaaaagtccacactgtcacctggagactctcag cctgagctggtgtggactgtcagagagaagtggttcccttctgtcctcagtcctcagctctctgtcctctcgtctgacacaactggacctgagccacAACTATGACctggaggatccaggagtggagctgctgtctgctggactgaagagtccacactgtcacctggagactctcag cctgagctgctgtcagctgtcagagagaagtggttcccttctgtgctcagtcctcagctctccgtcctctcgtctgacacaactggacctgagctacaacgagaacctgaaggatccaggagtggagctgctgtctgctggactgaagagtccacactgtcacctggagactctcag tctgtcagggtgtggGATCTCAGacagaggctgtgcttctctggcctcagctctgacctctaacccctcccatctgagagagctggacctgagcttcaaccatccaggaggaccaggactggagctgctgtctgctggactggagagtccagactggaggctggagactctcag gctggatcacTGTGGACCACTGAGTTTATCATCTGGAGTGAGGAGAT acttccgaccactctcactggacccagacacagcTCACCGGCGCCTCCTACTGTCCAGCAACAACCACACGGTGGAGCTAGTGACAGAGGATCAGGAGTATCTGGACCATCCCGACAGGTTTGAGCGGTGTCCTCAGGTGGTGAGCAGAGACGCTGTGACTGGTgtctgttactgggaggtggagtggagaggaagagtttctgtggccgtgactctcaggagagacggagggaaagaagacgagtctgagtttggacagaaccgttattcctggagtctgagctgctctgatgatgcTGGATATAAAGTCTGTCACAATAAGAGAGAAACTGTCATCCAGAGCTCAGAAGTTTCTCACAGAGTTGGAGTGTTGATGAACGCACCTGCTGGAGTTTTGCACTTCTTCAGTGTCTCCTCTGGAGTCCGACTCGACTCCTTATTCACCTCCACTGAACCTCTGTACCTGGGATTTGGACTCAGAGAGgctcctggttctggttcctcagtgtgtgtgtgtcacccgAGTATGTGA